A stretch of DNA from Acidobacteriota bacterium:
CGGCCAAGTGTCAAGGTTTCAGCGTTGACACCGCCTGCAAAAGAAGGTCGAGCGGCCGGCTTGTTTTAGTCGCATGATGCTTTCACCGCAAGCCGGGCATTCTTCGCCCTCGCGGCCGTAAACACTCCAATCCGGCGAATCCTGTTCGCCATAAAAATTTCCGCCGATATTTCCGGGCTCGACCGGAACAGAACGGCTTGATTCTATCGCACGCTCAAGCACGGCGAGAATTGCCGAGTGGAGAAACTCGGCTTTCGGCTTTGTGAGCCTATCGGCACGTTTTCGCGGGTCGATGCGGGATTCGAACAGAGCCTCAGAGGCATAAATGTTGCCGAGCCCGCAGACTTTCGTTTGGTCGAGCAAAAATTCCTTGATAGGCCGCGATGAGGCCTTGAACTTTGACCTTAAATAATCGACCGAGAAATCTTCGCCGAAAGGCTCCGGAGCGAGCTTGCAAAGTTCCTTCGCGGCGTTTAGCTCATCGCTGCGGACGATGTTCATGAACCCGAAGTGCCGCTGATCGCTGAAATGGAGCGTCTCGCCCCCGAGATCGAACTGGGCATGTGTAAAGCGCGGCGGTTCGGTGCCCTCGGCGGCGATCGAAAAACGACCGCTCATCCGAAGATGGACGATCAGAGTGCGATCGTTCTCAAGGTCAAAGAGAATATGCTTGCCGCGGCGGCAAATTGAATTGATGCGGGCGTTTGCGAGTTGAGCGTTGAAGTCCTCGGGCGCAAAAGCGGGTGCGAGCCTCGGGCGGTGGAGCATCGCTTGCTCGATCCGGCGGCCGCGGACGAGCAGGTCGAGATGGCTGGCGACGAGTTGGACCTCGGGTAATTCGGGCATTTCGTGTTTCTAAGTGACGAAGTATCCGGTATCGTGGCTTTGTCGCCGGGCACCGGTCCCTTCGGT
This window harbors:
- the mutM gene encoding bifunctional DNA-formamidopyrimidine glycosylase/DNA-(apurinic or apyrimidinic site) lyase, which encodes MPELPEVQLVASHLDLLVRGRRIEQAMLHRPRLAPAFAPEDFNAQLANARINSICRRGKHILFDLENDRTLIVHLRMSGRFSIAAEGTEPPRFTHAQFDLGGETLHFSDQRHFGFMNIVRSDELNAAKELCKLAPEPFGEDFSVDYLRSKFKASSRPIKEFLLDQTKVCGLGNIYASEALFESRIDPRKRADRLTKPKAEFLHSAILAVLERAIESSRSVPVEPGNIGGNFYGEQDSPDWSVYGREGEECPACGESIMRLKQAGRSTFFCRRCQR